From Rudanella lutea DSM 19387, a single genomic window includes:
- a CDS encoding MBOAT family O-acyltransferase, with translation MLFNSFPFVLLVLVTFGLYYTPALRRWQVPLLSIASLVFYAYNQLNLLWLLLLSVSINIVASYLVVYGNPQNRKFHATWGVVANLLILCFFKYGPLLGRTFLPADGSVGAWLVSLPLPIGISFFTFQGISLVVDTYRNRDVAAYRSLIARNLAKHTQTVFFFKAFFPQLVSGPIVKAHDFLPQISAKFYRDIRWEYCFRTLVLGYFLKMVVADNLKDHTLMITYPYFENLSSFTLLVLLFGYSMQIFADFAGYSLIALGLAALFGYQFPINFNFPYIASSFSDFWRRWHISLSSFLREYLYIPLGGNRKGPFRTYVNLMLTMILGGLWHGAAWSYAVWGFAHGLALAVERLLSDYGLFRVKSSAAVLLKSILVFAYVTAAWLLFKLPEFHHALAYVKAIATNLNKPHDSLSISFIALYSVPVVGYHLFELARQLRTTELGTTEPFLPRLHTALYSLMLFLIITNSGSGGEFIYFQF, from the coding sequence ATGCTGTTCAACAGCTTTCCTTTTGTACTATTGGTACTGGTCACATTCGGCCTTTACTACACCCCGGCTCTCCGGCGCTGGCAGGTACCGCTGCTCAGCATTGCGAGTTTAGTCTTCTACGCGTACAATCAGCTCAACCTCTTGTGGCTGTTGCTGTTATCGGTTAGTATTAATATCGTTGCCAGTTATCTGGTGGTGTACGGAAACCCCCAAAACCGAAAATTTCATGCTACCTGGGGAGTAGTGGCCAACCTGCTCATCCTGTGTTTTTTCAAATACGGCCCACTTTTGGGGCGCACGTTTCTACCGGCCGATGGGTCGGTGGGGGCCTGGCTGGTGAGTTTGCCGCTGCCTATTGGCATCTCATTTTTTACGTTTCAGGGTATCAGTCTCGTGGTCGATACGTACCGGAACCGCGACGTAGCGGCTTACCGTTCGCTAATTGCCCGGAATCTGGCCAAGCATACCCAAACAGTGTTCTTCTTCAAGGCTTTTTTCCCGCAGCTGGTGTCGGGCCCGATTGTGAAGGCTCACGATTTTCTGCCGCAGATTTCGGCCAAGTTTTACCGCGACATTCGGTGGGAGTACTGTTTCCGAACGCTGGTGCTGGGGTATTTCCTCAAAATGGTCGTGGCCGACAACCTAAAGGACCACACCCTGATGATTACGTACCCGTACTTCGAAAACCTGTCGTCGTTTACCCTGCTGGTATTACTATTTGGGTACTCCATGCAAATCTTCGCCGACTTTGCCGGGTATTCGCTTATTGCGCTTGGGCTGGCGGCTTTGTTTGGCTACCAGTTTCCAATCAACTTCAACTTCCCGTACATCGCCAGTTCGTTTTCCGACTTCTGGCGTCGCTGGCACATTTCGCTGTCGAGCTTTTTGCGGGAGTATCTCTACATTCCGCTTGGAGGCAACCGCAAAGGCCCGTTTCGAACGTACGTCAATCTGATGCTCACCATGATTCTGGGCGGCTTATGGCACGGGGCCGCCTGGAGCTACGCGGTTTGGGGGTTTGCCCACGGATTAGCGCTGGCCGTTGAGCGGCTTCTGAGCGATTACGGTCTTTTCCGGGTTAAATCGTCGGCCGCCGTTTTGCTTAAATCGATCCTGGTGTTTGCGTACGTCACGGCCGCCTGGCTCCTGTTCAAATTACCGGAGTTTCACCACGCCCTGGCTTACGTAAAAGCCATTGCAACCAACCTGAACAAGCCCCACGACTCACTCTCGATCAGCTTTATTGCACTGTACTCGGTACCGGTTGTTGGGTACCATTTATTTGAACTGGCCCGGCAATTGCGTACCACCGAGCTGGGAACTACCGAGCCTTTTTTACCCCGACTGCATACGGCTTTATACAGCCTCATGCTATTTCTGATTATTACCAATAGCGGTTCTGGCGGGGAGTTTATTTATTTTCAGTTCTGA
- a CDS encoding type II toxin-antitoxin system VapB family antitoxin, with amino-acid sequence MATNIDIDNRTLAEIMEMKRFKSKKEAVNEALGSYLRQLRQQQALRLKGTNIWEGNLDEMRRD; translated from the coding sequence ATGGCAACGAATATCGATATCGATAATAGAACTCTGGCCGAAATCATGGAGATGAAGCGGTTCAAGAGTAAAAAAGAAGCTGTGAACGAAGCGTTGGGCAGCTATTTGCGTCAACTCCGGCAGCAACAGGCCTTACGCTTAAAAGGAACAAACATCTGGGAAGGAAATCTGGACGAAATGCGTCGGGATTAA
- the vapC gene encoding type II toxin-antitoxin system VapC family toxin: protein MEPTLFDTTVWVDFIKGVDSRQTQRLEHTIRQQADFVLLTPTIWQEILQGLRTETDFNRTRAILQAFPILAPDRAEISVQAAWLYFSLRKKGVTVRKSTDCLIAQTALHYDVLLVHNDSDFDLIAAHTPLRTFR, encoded by the coding sequence ATGGAACCTACGTTATTCGACACAACCGTCTGGGTAGACTTCATAAAGGGCGTTGATAGTCGACAGACACAACGGCTCGAACACACGATCCGCCAACAGGCGGATTTTGTGTTATTGACTCCCACGATTTGGCAGGAAATACTACAAGGGCTACGTACAGAAACGGATTTTAACCGTACTCGTGCCATTCTGCAAGCCTTTCCGATATTGGCTCCCGACCGGGCCGAAATCTCAGTACAGGCTGCCTGGTTGTATTTTAGCCTTCGTAAAAAAGGTGTAACCGTTCGCAAAAGCACGGATTGCCTTATTGCTCAGACGGCACTTCATTACGACGTTCTGCTCGTTCACAACGATAGTGATTTTGATCTGATAGCGGCTCATACGCCCTTGCGAACATTCCGGTAG
- a CDS encoding head GIN domain-containing protein, producing MKRLFLYVLALGLFAPLFTSCIIDLGPNGVLGDYDEETTTFALSDFDRLNMGSAFIINVTQGPTFSITARGDDDAIDDLEVYTRSGTLYARYRNNRIRRHQTRFTITMPTLREVVFTGASKSDVSGFRGLSALDVDLSGASKGNFSVQADRLDVNLSGASKAQFSGNGNSLRADVSGASELESFNYSFANAVLDVSGASHVYVTATNSLDVTASGASKVRYRGNPSLQQRVTGASKVERD from the coding sequence ATGAAACGCCTTTTTCTGTATGTTCTCGCTCTGGGGCTTTTTGCCCCCCTATTCACCAGCTGTATTATCGACCTCGGCCCCAACGGCGTACTGGGAGACTACGACGAAGAAACCACCACATTCGCCTTGAGCGACTTCGACCGGCTCAATATGGGCAGCGCATTTATCATCAATGTAACACAGGGGCCAACCTTCTCGATTACCGCCCGGGGCGACGATGATGCCATCGACGATCTGGAGGTTTATACCCGCAGCGGCACTCTGTACGCTCGGTATCGCAACAATCGGATTCGGCGGCACCAAACCCGTTTTACCATCACGATGCCCACCCTGCGCGAGGTGGTATTTACGGGAGCCAGCAAGTCAGACGTATCGGGATTTCGGGGGCTGAGTGCGCTTGATGTTGACCTGTCGGGAGCCTCAAAAGGAAATTTCAGCGTACAGGCCGACCGGCTTGACGTGAACCTCTCGGGCGCATCGAAAGCTCAGTTTTCGGGGAATGGCAACAGCCTGCGGGCCGACGTATCGGGGGCGTCGGAGCTGGAATCGTTCAACTACTCGTTTGCCAATGCCGTACTCGATGTATCGGGGGCGAGCCATGTTTACGTCACGGCGACCAACTCGCTCGACGTAACAGCCAGCGGAGCCAGCAAAGTGCGTTACCGGGGCAACCCATCACTTCAGCAGCGGGTCACGGGCGCGAGTAAAGTGGAGCGCGACTGA